The following coding sequences lie in one Rothia sp. SD9660Na genomic window:
- the purS gene encoding phosphoribosylformylglycinamidine synthase subunit PurS, which translates to MARIVVDVMLKPEILDPQGKAIAHELPRIGLNNFTDVRQGKRFELTVDGEVTEELLAQARQAAEELLSNPVIEDVVNVEALED; encoded by the coding sequence ATGGCCCGTATTGTTGTTGACGTTATGCTCAAGCCCGAAATCCTCGACCCCCAGGGCAAGGCTATCGCTCACGAGCTTCCCCGTATCGGTCTGAACAACTTCACCGATGTTCGTCAGGGTAAGCGTTTTGAACTGACCGTCGATGGTGAAGTCACCGAAGAACTACTCGCGCAGGCCCGCCAGGCAGCTGAAGAGCTGCTGTCTAACCCCGTGATTGAAGACGTCGTCAACGTCGAAGCTCTGGAGGACTAA
- the purQ gene encoding phosphoribosylformylglycinamidine synthase subunit PurQ, whose amino-acid sequence MAESLAATEVPLVGDFSQTTPNPALADVRVGVITFPGTLDDRDASRAVRLAGGTPVPLWHDEAALHDVDAVIVPGGFSYGDYLRAGAIAAKAPVMRKVVEAASAAGTSGSAPLPVLGICNGFQILTETHLLPGSMIKNDHRKFICRDQTLRVETNQTAWTGDFEAGQNIVVPLKNQDGQYVADTKTLEALEAEGRVVFRYVDVNPNGSRNNIAGIANERGNVVGLMPHPEHAVEPGFGPSSSGFGTVGLRGGADGLGVFTSVLNQLVSA is encoded by the coding sequence GTGGCAGAATCCCTCGCAGCAACCGAAGTGCCCCTGGTGGGCGACTTCTCCCAGACCACTCCCAACCCTGCCCTGGCCGATGTGCGCGTTGGCGTCATCACCTTCCCCGGCACCCTGGACGACCGCGATGCCTCCCGCGCCGTCCGCCTAGCCGGTGGCACCCCCGTACCGCTGTGGCACGATGAAGCAGCTCTGCACGATGTAGACGCTGTGATTGTGCCCGGCGGTTTTTCGTATGGTGACTACCTGCGCGCAGGCGCTATCGCCGCTAAGGCCCCGGTCATGCGCAAGGTCGTTGAGGCAGCTAGCGCAGCTGGCACCTCAGGTTCCGCTCCCCTGCCGGTGCTCGGCATCTGCAACGGTTTCCAGATTCTGACCGAAACCCACCTGCTGCCCGGCTCCATGATTAAGAACGATCACCGCAAGTTCATCTGCCGCGATCAGACCCTGCGCGTTGAGACCAACCAGACTGCCTGGACCGGCGACTTCGAAGCGGGCCAGAACATCGTGGTGCCCCTCAAGAACCAGGACGGTCAGTACGTTGCCGACACCAAGACCCTTGAGGCTCTTGAGGCTGAAGGACGCGTGGTGTTCCGCTACGTGGACGTTAACCCTAACGGCTCCCGCAACAACATCGCCGGCATCGCCAACGAGCGCGGCAACGTCGTGGGCCTCATGCCCCACCCCGAGCACGCCGTCGAACCTGGCTTCGGCCCCTCATCCTCAGGTTTTGGCACCGTGGGTCTGCGCGGCGGCGCGGACGGTCTGGGCGTCTTCACCTCCGTACTCAACCAGCTGGTTTCGGCCTAA
- the purL gene encoding phosphoribosylformylglycinamidine synthase subunit PurL, with the protein MSDKKFNLDTVEHAAATPDTEMPWAELGLKENEFEDIKKILGRRPTAAELAMYSVMWSEHCSYKSSKVHLKQFGAKVTDEMKKDLMVGIGENAGVTNIGNGWAVTFKIESHNHPSYVEPYQGAATGVGGIVRDIISMGARPVAVMDPLRFGAIDHPDTARVLPGVVSGVGGYGNSLGLPNIGGEVEFDECYQANPLVNALAVGIMRHEDIRTANASGTGNKVILFGARTGGDGIGGASVLASESFDDTKPSKRPAVQVGDPFAEKVLIECCLELFKNSIVEGIQDLGAAGISCATSELASNGDGGMHVDLTKVLLRDPTLTPGEILMSESQERMMAVVTPENLSRFEDIMKKWDVEYSILGEVTGSGRLTIEWQGEIIVDVDPKTVAHDGPTYERPYARPEWQDALQADKFTGSNADDARPTGAELGEAIKAFMAAPNMCSKSWITNQYDRYVQGNTALSMPDDSGVIRVDEETGLGVALATDSNPRFTKLDPYEGAKASLAEAYRNVATVGARPVAVSDCLNFGSPEDPDIMWQFAEAVRGIADGCMELGVPVTGGNVSLYNQTGGKAINPTPVVAMMGVMDDVTRRTPSGWAPEHDGQALYLLGTTRDELDGSEWARFKGHLGGLPPKVDLAAEKLLGDMLVNMSRDGMIDAAHDVSAGGLAAALVEGCLRFGVGARVGLGEVAERDGIDLFTLLFSESLGRVVVSVPRSEEVRFKDMCTARDYPFARIGVVDAASNALDIQGEVAIDMDELREAHEGTLARHFGEVAPS; encoded by the coding sequence TTGAGCGACAAGAAGTTTAATCTCGACACCGTTGAGCACGCCGCTGCCACTCCCGACACCGAGATGCCCTGGGCTGAGCTGGGTCTGAAGGAAAACGAGTTCGAGGACATCAAGAAGATTCTCGGCCGCCGCCCCACCGCAGCCGAGCTGGCTATGTACTCGGTCATGTGGTCAGAGCACTGCTCCTACAAGTCTTCCAAGGTGCACCTCAAGCAGTTCGGTGCCAAGGTCACCGACGAGATGAAGAAGGATCTCATGGTTGGTATCGGCGAGAACGCCGGTGTGACCAACATCGGCAACGGCTGGGCTGTGACCTTTAAGATTGAGTCCCACAACCACCCCTCCTATGTTGAGCCCTACCAGGGTGCAGCGACCGGTGTGGGCGGTATCGTGCGTGACATTATCTCGATGGGTGCCCGCCCTGTGGCCGTCATGGATCCCCTACGTTTCGGTGCCATTGACCACCCCGACACCGCCCGCGTCCTGCCCGGCGTTGTCTCCGGTGTGGGTGGCTACGGCAATTCCCTGGGCCTGCCCAATATCGGCGGCGAAGTTGAGTTTGACGAGTGCTACCAGGCCAACCCCCTGGTCAACGCCCTGGCTGTGGGCATTATGCGCCACGAGGACATCCGCACCGCAAACGCCTCGGGTACCGGCAACAAGGTCATCCTCTTCGGCGCCCGCACCGGTGGCGACGGTATTGGCGGCGCTTCAGTTCTAGCTTCGGAGTCCTTCGACGACACCAAGCCATCCAAGCGCCCTGCCGTGCAGGTGGGCGACCCCTTCGCTGAGAAGGTGCTGATTGAGTGCTGCCTGGAGCTCTTCAAGAACTCCATCGTTGAGGGTATCCAGGATCTCGGTGCTGCGGGCATCTCCTGCGCCACCTCCGAGCTGGCCTCCAACGGCGACGGCGGTATGCACGTTGACCTGACGAAGGTTCTGCTGCGCGACCCCACCCTGACCCCGGGCGAGATTCTCATGTCTGAGTCCCAGGAGCGCATGATGGCGGTTGTGACCCCCGAGAACCTGAGCCGCTTCGAAGACATCATGAAGAAGTGGGACGTCGAGTACTCCATTCTAGGTGAGGTGACCGGTTCCGGCCGCCTGACCATCGAGTGGCAGGGCGAGATTATCGTGGACGTTGACCCCAAGACCGTCGCCCACGACGGCCCCACCTACGAGCGTCCTTACGCCCGCCCCGAGTGGCAGGACGCCCTGCAGGCCGACAAGTTCACCGGTTCTAACGCGGACGACGCCCGCCCCACCGGCGCTGAGCTGGGCGAGGCTATCAAGGCGTTTATGGCTGCCCCCAACATGTGCTCCAAGTCCTGGATTACTAACCAGTACGACCGCTACGTTCAGGGCAACACCGCCCTGTCTATGCCCGATGACTCCGGCGTGATTCGTGTGGACGAAGAGACCGGCCTGGGTGTTGCCCTGGCGACCGACTCTAACCCCCGCTTCACTAAGCTCGACCCCTATGAGGGTGCGAAGGCGTCCCTGGCTGAGGCCTACCGCAACGTGGCTACCGTAGGCGCCCGCCCCGTGGCTGTCTCTGACTGCCTGAACTTCGGTTCCCCCGAGGATCCGGACATCATGTGGCAGTTCGCTGAGGCCGTGCGCGGTATCGCCGACGGCTGTATGGAACTGGGCGTACCCGTGACCGGCGGTAACGTCTCCCTCTACAACCAGACCGGCGGCAAGGCCATTAACCCCACCCCCGTGGTTGCCATGATGGGCGTGATGGACGACGTCACCCGCCGCACCCCCTCCGGCTGGGCTCCTGAGCATGACGGCCAGGCCCTCTACCTGCTGGGTACCACTCGCGACGAGCTGGACGGCTCCGAGTGGGCTCGTTTCAAGGGTCACTTGGGCGGCCTGCCTCCCAAGGTTGACCTTGCTGCCGAGAAACTGCTGGGCGACATGCTGGTGAACATGAGCCGCGACGGCATGATTGACGCTGCCCACGACGTCTCTGCCGGTGGCCTGGCTGCTGCCCTGGTTGAGGGCTGCCTGCGCTTTGGCGTCGGTGCCCGCGTTGGCCTGGGTGAGGTTGCTGAGCGTGACGGTATCGACCTCTTCACCCTGCTCTTCTCTGAGTCCCTGGGCCGCGTGGTTGTCTCCGTGCCCCGCTCCGAGGAAGTGCGCTTCAAGGACATGTGCACCGCCCGCGACTACCCCTTCGCCCGTATCGGCGTGGTCGATGCAGCCTCTAATGCCCTGGATATTCAGGGTGAGGTCGCTATCGACATGGACGAGCTGCGCGAAGCTCACGAGGGCACCCTGGCCCGCCACTTCGGTGAGGTTGCCCCCAGCTAG
- a CDS encoding biliverdin-producing heme oxygenase has protein sequence MTLTLADIERPTFSARLKAETAARHEQAEHSSFMADLMGGKLDVDAYRMLLTQYVYIYEALEEVAAGFRANSNPITAPFVLEGLDRLASIKSDLTELGGPTSNQSLPATADYAAAIRATASAPERFLAHHYLRYLGDLSGGQAVAALVARHYGVPAEALSMYRFEALPKPKVFKDSYRGLLDSAPLTDAQRAALVDEALAGFDHNSRVFAQLGESLAP, from the coding sequence ATGACACTCACCCTTGCCGATATCGAGCGTCCTACCTTCTCAGCACGTCTTAAGGCAGAAACCGCTGCTCGCCACGAGCAGGCAGAACACTCCAGCTTCATGGCCGACCTGATGGGCGGCAAACTCGACGTGGATGCCTACCGTATGTTGCTGACCCAGTACGTTTACATCTACGAGGCTCTCGAAGAAGTGGCTGCTGGTTTTCGCGCCAACTCCAACCCCATCACCGCCCCCTTCGTACTAGAGGGGCTTGATCGTCTTGCTTCCATTAAGTCTGACCTTACTGAACTGGGCGGCCCCACCAGTAACCAGTCCTTACCGGCAACCGCTGACTATGCCGCGGCTATCCGGGCGACAGCGTCCGCCCCCGAACGCTTCTTGGCTCACCACTACCTGCGCTACCTGGGTGACCTGTCGGGTGGGCAGGCCGTGGCTGCCCTGGTCGCCCGGCACTACGGTGTGCCTGCTGAAGCTCTGAGCATGTACCGGTTTGAGGCGCTCCCGAAGCCCAAGGTTTTCAAGGACTCCTACCGGGGTCTGCTCGATAGCGCTCCGCTGACGGACGCCCAGCGCGCCGCCCTGGTTGATGAGGCCCTGGCTGGTTTCGACCATAATTCCCGTGTGTTTGCCCAGCTGGGTGAGAGCCTAGCCCCGTAG
- a CDS encoding HtaA domain-containing protein translates to MSPQHSARRSCALLATAALTLSGMTLATVSVADAADATSSTVAAASATHVASNAQLTWSLKDSFIRYVTGAFAGGSVEVTGGPSFNGSAFSWQGAEGEFTGTNGTISYPGTIHFTAHKGELDIIYANLKLVVNGNQGTLVADMKSKGYNGSPDIDASNVNFATVDLSGVTFANGTVSATDAPVTLTADGAAAFAGFYKAGETLSPLTFSATLTEKPAETPAPTPTPEPTADGVTNAAGTVTWGIKDSFLNYLIAQNAVTPGDQTSLEGNNFVFAGATAQKTETGYSITVPGSFSLVAHGGVLNINLHSFRMVTDGANGYIYATGTSTNTGEITDQPIASFDASALTTDTEGNLLLSGVTTYATGHAATIFGSRYAEGLEFDPLYLRVAAPVVEDAPAPAPSETPAPAPSESPAPSPSAEPTTQPTVAPSAQPSAEPTVAPSTQPTVVPSAQPSTDPAKAPQCVPVTVTETVAGATTTQADGTVSAATFDWGVRSSFRNYIGGGIAKGGWELNGVTYANQAFGWSKGTGTYANGKVSVAFEGSVRFTGHGGTLNTLMANPRLEINGSTGTLYLTVSSNDMKGQTTHHGEVPFANVDLAGLTVNGSSISVSSASAALTAEGKAAFAGFYQAGEALDPISFTGTLGSKTVTGASQTIEKTQYVSQNGANCDALNAEAERKAESARAAAQSGKLANTGASVGALVALGAALLAAGAVVVARRRISNT, encoded by the coding sequence ATGTCTCCCCAGCACAGCGCCCGGCGCTCCTGCGCCCTCCTAGCCACCGCCGCACTCACCCTGTCAGGCATGACCCTAGCCACCGTGTCCGTAGCGGACGCCGCAGATGCCACCAGCAGCACCGTCGCTGCCGCGTCCGCAACTCACGTCGCCAGCAATGCCCAGCTGACCTGGTCGCTCAAGGACTCCTTCATCCGCTACGTCACCGGCGCTTTTGCTGGTGGCAGCGTCGAGGTAACCGGTGGCCCCAGCTTCAACGGCTCCGCCTTCTCCTGGCAGGGGGCCGAGGGCGAGTTCACCGGTACAAACGGCACTATCTCCTACCCCGGAACTATCCACTTCACCGCCCACAAGGGTGAACTTGATATCATCTACGCCAACCTCAAGCTGGTTGTCAACGGCAACCAGGGCACCCTGGTAGCTGATATGAAGTCCAAGGGCTACAACGGCTCCCCCGATATCGATGCCAGCAATGTTAACTTCGCAACCGTAGACCTTTCAGGCGTCACTTTCGCCAACGGCACCGTATCAGCCACCGATGCCCCCGTTACCCTCACCGCCGATGGCGCAGCCGCCTTCGCCGGTTTCTACAAGGCAGGTGAGACTCTCTCCCCCCTGACCTTCTCAGCCACCCTCACCGAGAAGCCCGCAGAAACCCCCGCTCCTACCCCCACGCCTGAGCCCACTGCCGACGGCGTCACCAACGCAGCGGGCACCGTCACCTGGGGTATCAAGGATTCCTTCCTCAACTACCTGATCGCCCAGAACGCTGTTACCCCCGGTGATCAGACCAGTCTTGAAGGCAATAACTTCGTCTTTGCCGGTGCCACCGCCCAGAAGACCGAGACCGGCTACTCCATTACCGTGCCAGGTAGCTTCTCTCTGGTCGCCCACGGCGGGGTGCTCAATATCAACCTGCACAGCTTCCGTATGGTTACCGACGGTGCAAACGGATACATCTACGCCACCGGAACCTCGACCAACACCGGCGAAATTACCGACCAGCCCATCGCCAGCTTCGATGCGAGCGCCCTGACCACCGATACCGAGGGTAATCTGCTCCTGAGCGGTGTGACCACCTACGCCACCGGGCACGCGGCGACCATTTTTGGGTCCCGCTACGCTGAGGGTCTGGAGTTTGACCCCCTCTACCTGCGGGTTGCTGCCCCCGTGGTTGAGGACGCACCGGCCCCGGCTCCCAGCGAGACTCCGGCTCCGGCCCCGAGTGAGTCTCCTGCGCCGAGCCCGTCCGCCGAGCCTACCACCCAGCCGACCGTGGCCCCCTCAGCTCAGCCTTCTGCGGAACCGACGGTAGCCCCCTCTACCCAGCCGACCGTCGTACCTTCAGCCCAGCCCTCTACCGACCCGGCTAAGGCACCCCAGTGCGTGCCGGTGACCGTCACTGAGACTGTTGCCGGTGCAACCACTACCCAGGCTGACGGGACCGTCTCAGCTGCTACTTTCGACTGGGGTGTGCGTTCTTCCTTCCGTAACTACATTGGTGGCGGTATCGCTAAGGGTGGCTGGGAACTGAACGGCGTCACCTACGCTAACCAGGCCTTTGGCTGGTCCAAAGGTACAGGCACCTACGCTAACGGCAAGGTCTCTGTGGCTTTCGAGGGCTCTGTCCGTTTCACCGGCCACGGCGGCACCTTGAACACTCTGATGGCTAACCCCCGCCTTGAGATCAACGGTTCTACCGGCACCCTCTACCTGACCGTAAGTTCTAATGACATGAAGGGGCAGACAACCCACCACGGTGAGGTGCCCTTCGCCAATGTCGATTTGGCTGGCCTGACTGTTAACGGATCCAGCATTAGCGTCAGCAGTGCTTCTGCCGCCCTAACTGCTGAGGGCAAAGCTGCCTTCGCTGGCTTCTACCAGGCGGGTGAAGCCCTTGACCCCATTAGCTTCACCGGCACCCTGGGTTCAAAGACCGTCACCGGTGCTTCTCAGACCATTGAGAAGACCCAGTATGTCTCTCAGAATGGCGCTAACTGCGATGCCCTGAACGCTGAGGCAGAGCGGAAGGCTGAGTCTGCCCGTGCAGCTGCCCAGAGCGGCAAGCTGGCGAACACCGGTGCTTCGGTGGGTGCCTTGGTTGCCCTGGGTGCCGCCCTGCTGGCTGCCGGTGCTGTGGTGGTAGCCCGCCGTCGGATCTCCAATACCTAA
- a CDS encoding matrixin family metalloprotease: protein MKSILLASTAILLTQNIAKAYSLHGAKQEGKYLKIELVNMNEKYRLAAITAGISYCLNTHITVHADIHPGGSRFTASHGNFGKTGWEARATWRTGFRSNIIKSGSIHMNEAYCNSMNGLNLRVVTMHEIGHLLGLGHSKLQNAIMYTSASHAFLRHNTFTPTNDDKAGLRKLYI from the coding sequence ATGAAATCTATATTACTAGCTTCTACTGCCATACTATTAACCCAAAACATAGCCAAAGCATACTCATTACATGGCGCAAAACAAGAAGGTAAATATTTAAAAATTGAACTTGTTAACATGAATGAAAAATATAGGCTTGCAGCAATAACTGCTGGAATCTCATACTGCCTAAATACTCATATAACAGTTCATGCAGACATTCACCCAGGTGGAAGCAGATTTACTGCATCACATGGAAATTTTGGCAAAACTGGCTGGGAGGCCCGTGCCACTTGGAGAACAGGATTTCGTAGCAATATTATAAAAAGTGGATCAATACATATGAACGAGGCCTACTGCAACTCCATGAATGGTTTAAATCTACGTGTTGTAACTATGCACGAAATAGGGCACCTACTGGGGCTTGGGCATTCAAAATTACAAAATGCAATAATGTACACATCAGCTTCACATGCATTTCTCAGACACAATACCTTTACCCCAACAAATGATGACAAGGCAGGTCTCAGAAAACTATACATATAA
- a CDS encoding ABC transporter substrate-binding protein has translation MHRTALQQAEDYLKANAVENPKSLTGLATAASVPDVLPIENPQAPQLPVTVTDFQGTEVTVTSADRILALDMYGTLAQTVVALGLGDNLVGRVTSSTETTLADLPLVTQNGHDISAEAVLSLAPTVVLMDTTNGPLEITEQLRSAGVTVVHFDPSRSLSQVVPQIEAVAQALGVPDAGTQLGARVQAEIDSALATIAEVAPQDSAHTVGMAFLYVRGTAGIFFILGDGSGADELITALGGRDVASEGGASGTVPANAEALSRANPDLILTMTGGVESTGGIEAFFARPGVAETTAGANQRVVDMADGQILSFGPNSAAVLLSLATAIYTQQ, from the coding sequence GTGCACCGCACCGCCCTGCAGCAGGCCGAGGACTATCTCAAAGCCAATGCTGTAGAGAACCCCAAGAGCCTGACAGGTCTAGCCACGGCGGCGTCCGTGCCCGACGTGCTGCCAATTGAGAATCCGCAGGCCCCGCAGCTGCCGGTAACCGTCACTGATTTTCAGGGTACCGAGGTGACCGTGACCAGCGCCGACCGTATTCTGGCCCTGGATATGTACGGCACCCTGGCCCAGACCGTCGTCGCTTTGGGGCTGGGTGACAACCTGGTGGGACGGGTCACGTCTTCGACCGAAACGACCCTGGCAGACCTGCCCCTGGTCACCCAGAACGGCCACGATATTTCAGCTGAGGCGGTTCTTTCTCTCGCCCCTACCGTGGTGCTCATGGACACCACCAACGGCCCCCTCGAAATTACCGAGCAGCTGCGCTCCGCCGGAGTGACCGTGGTGCATTTTGACCCCTCGCGTTCCTTGAGCCAGGTAGTGCCGCAGATTGAGGCGGTTGCGCAGGCTCTGGGAGTTCCGGACGCCGGCACCCAGCTGGGTGCCCGGGTGCAGGCTGAGATTGATTCGGCGCTAGCTACCATTGCCGAGGTTGCCCCGCAGGATTCGGCGCATACGGTGGGTATGGCCTTCCTCTACGTTCGGGGTACTGCCGGTATCTTCTTTATCCTGGGTGACGGCTCGGGGGCCGATGAGCTGATTACTGCCCTGGGCGGGCGCGATGTGGCCAGTGAAGGCGGGGCGTCGGGCACCGTGCCCGCTAACGCTGAAGCGCTCTCGCGGGCTAACCCCGACCTGATCCTCACCATGACCGGCGGGGTGGAGTCTACCGGCGGTATCGAGGCCTTCTTCGCCCGCCCCGGGGTGGCTGAAACGACCGCCGGGGCCAACCAGCGCGTGGTCGATATGGCTGACGGTCAGATTCTCTCATTCGGGCCCAACAGTGCAGCGGTACTACTGTCACTAGCTACCGCTATCTACACCCAGCAGTAG
- a CDS encoding iron ABC transporter permease — protein sequence MQARSSTLITVFTALPLLLIGTVLVSASLGQFEIPLPQVAAGILRNLGLASADPSMQLADATLWNIRLPRILLGLLVGAALGASGALMQAVFGNPLAEPGVIGISAGAAVGACGAIVLGLNALGMFTVPLCAFACALATTALVYLFSRSGGRAEVLSMILTGIAVTAVANALIALMVFIADDASRDQIIFWQMGSLNGATWAAVATSAPIVGLGIIGSFLLARQLNLLALGDRAAAHSGVHVERLRLAAIVCTALLTGAAVSYAGIIAFVGLIVPHLLRMVVGPSNRVLLPTSALGGALLIAASDLAARTLVSFADLPIGIFTALVGGPTFFVLLRRTLTKGAL from the coding sequence GTGCAGGCACGCTCTTCTACTCTCATTACTGTCTTCACCGCGCTCCCCCTGCTTCTCATCGGCACGGTGCTGGTCTCAGCAAGTCTGGGCCAGTTTGAGATTCCCCTCCCCCAGGTTGCCGCCGGTATTCTGCGTAACCTGGGGCTGGCGTCCGCCGACCCTTCCATGCAGCTGGCAGACGCCACCCTCTGGAATATCCGCCTACCCCGCATTCTGCTGGGGCTGCTGGTAGGTGCCGCCTTGGGGGCGTCCGGCGCCCTGATGCAGGCGGTCTTTGGCAACCCGCTGGCTGAGCCGGGCGTCATCGGCATTTCAGCCGGTGCTGCGGTGGGGGCCTGCGGGGCTATTGTGCTGGGCCTAAACGCCCTGGGTATGTTCACCGTGCCCCTCTGCGCTTTCGCCTGTGCACTAGCCACCACCGCCCTGGTCTATCTCTTCTCCCGCTCCGGCGGGCGGGCAGAGGTACTGTCGATGATTCTGACCGGCATTGCCGTAACCGCCGTAGCTAACGCCCTGATTGCCCTGATGGTCTTTATCGCCGACGACGCCAGCCGCGACCAGATTATCTTCTGGCAGATGGGCTCCCTGAACGGGGCGACCTGGGCGGCGGTAGCTACCAGTGCCCCGATTGTGGGTCTCGGTATTATCGGTAGCTTTCTCTTGGCCCGGCAACTCAACCTTCTCGCCCTGGGTGATCGGGCTGCTGCCCACTCGGGTGTTCATGTAGAGCGCCTGCGCCTGGCAGCCATCGTCTGCACCGCCCTGCTCACCGGGGCCGCGGTCTCCTACGCGGGCATTATCGCTTTTGTGGGTCTGATTGTGCCGCATCTGCTGCGCATGGTGGTGGGGCCCTCCAACCGGGTGCTCCTGCCTACCTCGGCCCTGGGCGGTGCCCTGCTCATTGCGGCCTCCGACCTCGCCGCCCGCACCCTGGTGAGCTTCGCCGACCTGCCCATCGGCATCTTCACCGCCCTAGTGGGTGGCCCCACTTTCTTTGTTCTGCTCCGCCGAACCCTAACCAAGGGGGCCCTGTGA
- a CDS encoding heme ABC transporter ATP-binding protein, with protein sequence MTSPLLVADSVSYRVNGRQILHDVSLEVAPGEVLALIGPNGAGKSTLLSLLAGDAAPSSGQVTLGGRPLADYRPVELARTRAMLLQHTSVAFSYTVQQVVQMGRAPWRGTEQAQQDHEIVAAALADTDTGHLAGRDVRTLSGGEAGRTHLARVFAQRTPLLLLDEPTAALDIMHQEQTLTRARAYAQQGAAVVVVLHDLDVAASYADRLVLLAKGQVVAQGRPQQVCTTERLSEIYGHPIEVLTHPATGRLLVLPARG encoded by the coding sequence GTGACCTCACCTTTACTCGTCGCCGATTCGGTCAGCTACCGGGTGAACGGGCGGCAGATTCTGCACGACGTCTCGCTTGAGGTTGCCCCCGGTGAGGTTCTAGCTCTTATCGGCCCCAACGGGGCGGGAAAATCGACCCTGCTGTCCCTGCTGGCAGGGGATGCCGCCCCCAGCTCGGGTCAGGTTACCCTGGGCGGACGCCCGCTGGCAGACTACCGGCCGGTAGAGCTGGCCCGCACCCGGGCCATGCTGTTGCAGCATACCTCGGTAGCTTTCTCCTACACCGTGCAGCAGGTAGTTCAGATGGGCAGGGCTCCCTGGCGGGGTACCGAGCAGGCCCAGCAGGATCACGAGATTGTCGCCGCCGCCCTTGCCGACACCGATACCGGGCACCTGGCGGGCAGGGACGTCCGCACCCTCTCGGGTGGCGAAGCCGGCCGCACCCACCTGGCCCGGGTCTTTGCCCAGCGCACTCCCCTGCTCCTGCTCGATGAGCCCACCGCAGCCCTCGATATTATGCACCAGGAGCAGACCCTCACCCGCGCCCGCGCCTATGCCCAGCAGGGGGCGGCTGTGGTGGTAGTCCTTCACGATCTCGATGTTGCGGCCTCTTATGCTGACCGACTGGTGCTTCTTGCTAAGGGGCAGGTGGTGGCGCAAGGACGCCCGCAGCAGGTCTGCACCACCGAGCGACTCAGCGAGATCTACGGCCACCCCATTGAGGTGCTGACCCACCCGGCAACGGGGAGACTCTTAGTGCTCCCTGCCCGGGGGTAA